Part of the Pirellulales bacterium genome, CGGCTGCCACGGTACAAGCGGGTTCCTTACGACTGCGGACGCATTCCAACCAGTTGCCAAGGTGCAGCAGTTCGCCATTGGGTTCCGCGTAATAATCGAGCCCGCGGCGCTTTTCTTGGCCGGGACGCCATTCTTCGTATTGCCCCCGATTGCGTTCGGGATGAATCTCATAGCCCCCACGATCGACATACAGCGTGCCCTCCGTGCCCATGAATTCGATCATCGCGCGATTTCTCGCATTGAAAAAAGTGCCTTCGAAATACGACTGAAATTTCTGTTCAGGATAATTGAGCAAGCAATGCACCGTATCGGGCGTTTGCCAAATGCCGGCGCTTTGATAGTTATCGCCCATCGCCGTAGCTTGCTGCGGATGATCTGTCTCGAAGAACCACTGTACCACGTCGATCAAATGAACCATTAAGTCGGTCAGAATCCCGCCGCCGAAATCCCAAAACCAGCGCCAATTGCGAAGCTTGTATTCGTCGAAGGGCTGATCGGGCGCGTTGCCGAGAAAGGCCTTCCAGTCGACCGTGGCCGGATCGACATTGAGCGGTTGGCGGCGAACGCGATCGGTGTTGCGGTTCCACGTGAGATGCACTTTGTGAACCTCGCCGATGCGGCCGGCTTTGAACAACTCGCGGGCTTTCTGCATTTGCGGCATGCTGCGCTGCTGCATGCCCACTTGCACCACGTTATTGGCCTTCCGTTGAGCCTCAATGACCGCGGCGCCTTCTGCTAAGCTGTGGGTCAGCGGCTTTTCGACGTACACGTCCTTGCCCGCCGCGCAAGCGTCGATGGCCATCGGCACATGCCAATGGTCGGGACTGCCGATCAGCACCGCGTCGATGTCCTTGCGGTCGAGTATTTCGGCGTAGCGCTTGGTGACAAACGCTTGCGGATCGGCAATTTCGCGAGCCAGTTTCAAACACGAATCGTCGACGTCGCAGACTGCGGCCAATCGCACGTTCGGCAGATCCTTGGCCACTTGCATCAGGTGCCGACACCGCCCACCCGTACCAATGCAGCCGATTTCAATCGTGTCGTTGGCTTCAAATCCGCTTGCAGTTTCCAATCCGTCGCCGAGAATCAACGACCCGATGCCGAACGATTCGATATATTTTATGAAAGTGCGACGATCAATTTCAGTTCGATGCAAGACTAAACTCCTTCAAGGTAATATTAATGTAATATTAATCGCTTCCGCCGTCACACTAATGCCTCCTACGCACTGCCTGGCATTGCGGGATAGTGTCGCCTAGGTAGCGCTCGATCGCAGCCGAGTCGAACCGATCGGGGGAAAATGCGGACACATCGATTTGAGCTCGGCCATCAAGGACCATTTCCGCCATCAATAGGCCGATAACGCTGTTGTAATTAAATCCTCCAGAGTTAAATGACGTAGCGACAAAAAGCCCGGGGATACTCTTTACGGGGCCCAAGATGGGTTCCCCATCGACGGTGAACGAAATTAGACCGACGTGCTCGCTCTCCCATAAAACGTTATTTAGCGAAGGAGCAAAAGCTACGAAACGTTTGCGGCCTTCGTCGCGTACAGCAATCGGCGTCGCGAGTTCATTCATGTTGAACTCGTTGGACTCGACGCGAAATTCTGCTCGCTCGGATGTTTCAATGCCCATCAGCACGCGATTGCCTGCCGCTGAGCGGATGTAACCTAGGTAAGGGTCGGCATTGACTGGTGGAGCGACGAACGGCCGCGATAAAGGCATTGTCACATAGCGCTGATGGACAAAATGCTTGGTGGGAAATCGAAGTTCTAATTCACGCCATACTGAATGGCTCCAGACATTCGCCGTGCTCACCACCGCGTCCGCTTCGATAACACGTTGCGGCGTGCGCACACCAGCCAGCCGTTCTTTTGCGCGCAGAAAGCCGACGACTTGTTCATTTTCCAACACCTCTACGCCGAGTTGCCGCACTCGCTTTGCAAGCGCCGGAAGGTACTCCGCGGGTTCATTATAACCACCCCGAGGATCGTGTAATGCCACATACGCGTCGGGAGGATTCAGCGCTGGCCAACGGTAGCGTACTTCGCTGGCATCCAACAACTCGTATGGAACATCCAAACGATCATACAGCGGCAATAGCGCCTTTCGCACGTGCCAAGCTTCGGGCGTAAACAAATTCAAACAGCCATGCTCATCGTGAAATGTGTAATCGTCCCATTCATTGGAAAACTGCCGAAACAACTCAAATCCAATCCTTCTTGCCAGCACGGCCGTCTCGCACCATTGCAATTGCGTGCCTATCCCGGCCGCTCGGCAACTCGCGCCGTCCGCCAGCGCCCCCTTGTCGATCAGGATTATTTGTCCTGCCCGCTTCAATGCCAACTGGTACGCGGTGCTCAAACCGATCACGCCACCGCCGATGACGATAACCGTAGAAGTGTTCATTTCTGCGATCGCTCCCGTTGAGCCTGCGACAAGCGAAAATCGTCTAATGGGATCGAGTCCATGCGATATGTCATTTTATAGGCGCCGATGATCATTTTGCGCTG contains:
- a CDS encoding FAD-binding oxidoreductase, with translation MNTSTVIVIGGGVIGLSTAYQLALKRAGQIILIDKGALADGASCRAAGIGTQLQWCETAVLARRIGFELFRQFSNEWDDYTFHDEHGCLNLFTPEAWHVRKALLPLYDRLDVPYELLDASEVRYRWPALNPPDAYVALHDPRGGYNEPAEYLPALAKRVRQLGVEVLENEQVVGFLRAKERLAGVRTPQRVIEADAVVSTANVWSHSVWRELELRFPTKHFVHQRYVTMPLSRPFVAPPVNADPYLGYIRSAAGNRVLMGIETSERAEFRVESNEFNMNELATPIAVRDEGRKRFVAFAPSLNNVLWESEHVGLISFTVDGEPILGPVKSIPGLFVATSFNSGGFNYNSVIGLLMAEMVLDGRAQIDVSAFSPDRFDSAAIERYLGDTIPQCQAVRRRH
- a CDS encoding Gfo/Idh/MocA family oxidoreductase — its product is MHRTEIDRRTFIKYIESFGIGSLILGDGLETASGFEANDTIEIGCIGTGGRCRHLMQVAKDLPNVRLAAVCDVDDSCLKLAREIADPQAFVTKRYAEILDRKDIDAVLIGSPDHWHVPMAIDACAAGKDVYVEKPLTHSLAEGAAVIEAQRKANNVVQVGMQQRSMPQMQKARELFKAGRIGEVHKVHLTWNRNTDRVRRQPLNVDPATVDWKAFLGNAPDQPFDEYKLRNWRWFWDFGGGILTDLMVHLIDVVQWFFETDHPQQATAMGDNYQSAGIWQTPDTVHCLLNYPEQKFQSYFEGTFFNARNRAMIEFMGTEGTLYVDRGGYEIHPERNRGQYEEWRPGQEKRRGLDYYAEPNGELLHLGNWLECVRSRKEPACTVAAGVAAASAAHLGNEALRSGQVSQWGKPADGK